In Actinomycetota bacterium, one genomic interval encodes:
- the ald gene encoding alanine dehydrogenase, translating into MDVGIPKEVKDNEYRVAATPEGVRELVRAGHRVVVETSAGVGSAITDEQYDVAGAEIVGDADAVFAAAEMIVKVKEPQPEEYERFRAGQVLFTYLHLAADERLTRFLAERHVTSVGYETVQTDDGRLPLLAPMSEIAGRMAPQEGATCLERPRGGRGVLMGGASGVAPARVVVLGAGMAGANAAQIAAGMEAEVTVVDRNVDRLREIDRVWHGRIQTVMSSALAVERLVLDADLVVGAVLVPGAKAPHLVTAETVSAMQPGSVLVDISIDQGGCFETSHVTTHSDPTFVVHGVVHYCVGNMPGAVPRTSTYALTNVTLPYVVAIADQGLDEAVRADPALALGVNVFGGAITNDGVAAAHGLDAVPLERLIGAGAG; encoded by the coding sequence GTGGACGTCGGGATCCCGAAGGAAGTCAAGGACAACGAGTACCGCGTCGCCGCGACCCCCGAGGGGGTGCGCGAACTCGTGCGGGCCGGGCACCGGGTCGTGGTCGAGACGTCCGCGGGCGTCGGATCCGCGATCACCGACGAGCAGTACGACGTCGCCGGCGCCGAGATCGTGGGGGATGCCGATGCGGTGTTCGCCGCGGCCGAGATGATCGTGAAGGTCAAGGAACCTCAACCGGAGGAGTACGAGCGGTTCCGTGCCGGACAGGTGCTGTTCACCTACCTGCACCTGGCGGCCGACGAGCGGCTGACGAGGTTCCTCGCCGAACGCCACGTCACCTCCGTCGGCTACGAGACCGTGCAGACCGACGACGGCCGGCTGCCGTTGCTGGCGCCGATGTCGGAGATCGCCGGCCGGATGGCACCGCAGGAGGGCGCGACCTGCCTCGAACGCCCGCGCGGCGGCCGCGGGGTGCTGATGGGCGGAGCCTCGGGTGTCGCCCCCGCCAGGGTGGTCGTGCTCGGGGCGGGCATGGCGGGAGCGAACGCGGCACAGATCGCGGCGGGCATGGAGGCGGAGGTGACCGTGGTCGACCGCAACGTCGACCGGCTCCGCGAGATCGACCGAGTCTGGCACGGACGCATCCAGACAGTGATGAGCTCGGCACTCGCGGTGGAGCGCCTCGTTCTCGATGCAGACCTGGTGGTCGGCGCCGTGCTCGTCCCGGGGGCGAAGGCTCCGCATCTGGTCACCGCCGAGACCGTGTCGGCGATGCAACCCGGATCGGTGCTGGTCGACATCTCGATCGACCAGGGCGGCTGCTTCGAGACATCACACGTCACGACCCATTCCGATCCCACGTTCGTCGTCCACGGGGTCGTGCACTACTGCGTCGGCAACATGCCCGGGGCCGTGCCACGGACGTCGACCTATGCCCTCACGAACGTGACGCTGCCCTACGTCGTCGCGATCGCCGACCAGGGGCTCGACGAGGCGGTCCGCGCCGACCCGGCGCTCGCCCTTGGGGTGAACGTCTTCGGCGGCGCGATCACGAACGACGGGGTGGCGGCGGCCCACGGGCTCGATGCCGTGCCGCTCGAGCGACTCATCGGCGCCGGGGCCGGCTAG
- a CDS encoding NUDIX hydrolase, whose product MPEPLAARTAFQGSFVRVDVEEWADLGPWEVVRRHDATAVLPVTPGDRVVLVRQFRPAVRQVMTEVPAGILDVDGEDALSAAARELYEETGYRHTAIEFLGGIYPTVGSSDEYVHLFWARTEAEPSGPVEPGIELLLEPFQRMVDAARSGRVRDAKTAVALLMAAGRPALPQA is encoded by the coding sequence GTGCCCGAGCCGCTCGCCGCACGCACCGCGTTCCAGGGCTCGTTCGTACGGGTCGACGTCGAGGAATGGGCCGACCTTGGTCCGTGGGAGGTCGTCCGCCGCCACGACGCGACCGCCGTGTTGCCGGTGACCCCTGGCGATCGCGTCGTGCTCGTGCGGCAGTTCAGGCCGGCGGTCCGCCAGGTGATGACCGAGGTGCCGGCCGGCATCCTCGACGTCGACGGCGAGGACGCCCTGAGCGCCGCGGCTCGCGAGCTCTACGAGGAGACCGGCTACCGCCACACGGCGATCGAGTTCCTGGGTGGCATCTATCCGACCGTCGGCTCGAGCGACGAGTACGTGCACCTGTTCTGGGCGCGCACCGAGGCGGAGCCGTCGGGTCCGGTCGAACCGGGGATCGAGCTCCTGCTCGAGCCGTTCCAGCGCATGGTGGACGCCGCGCGCTCGGGCCGGGTCCGCGACGCCAAGACCGCGGTGGCGCTGCTGATGGCAGCCGGCCGGCCGGCGTTGCCACAGGCGTGA
- the recN gene encoding DNA repair protein RecN, with protein sequence MLRELHISGLGVIDDLDLPLHPGLNVLTGETGAGKTMITVGLSLALGARASSSLVREGASAARVQALFDVTAASPDATSSLEDWAEDGDVLLARAVPVEGKGTARIGGQIATASALTTLGASLVEVHGQHQSQRLLEPAVQTAFLDRFAGDEHLDAVVAYREAFEALRATTVALERLQVAARDRERELDLLAYQVREIEAVSPQAEESERLAAEEARLGHVERLLEAAGTAEAALGGDDGAADALGVTARALDDAGSLDATAGELASRSATMAIEVAELARDVRSYRESLAPDPQRLQQVRERVGALKALQRKYGETDADVVAFMSEASARLAELAGADERIVELEQAAAALDERLTAHAAIVTSGRAGASRRLSAAIRRELEELGMPGAVVDVALEPSAKPGPTGAERVELLFAGGPEVSPMPLAKGASGGELSRTMLACRSVLADLDDVPTLVFDEVDAGIGGRAGLAVGRRLARLARDRQVLVVTHLPQIACFADRHVRVTKEHGTAAVELLDGGERVRELSRMLAGLDESASAVSHAEELLSEAEKVKATA encoded by the coding sequence GTGCTTCGCGAGCTCCACATCTCGGGGCTGGGGGTCATCGACGACCTCGACCTGCCGCTGCACCCGGGCCTGAACGTCCTGACCGGGGAGACGGGGGCAGGCAAGACGATGATCACGGTCGGTCTCTCCCTCGCGCTCGGCGCTCGAGCGTCCTCCTCGCTCGTCCGCGAGGGCGCGAGCGCCGCGCGGGTGCAGGCGTTGTTCGACGTGACCGCCGCGTCGCCCGATGCGACGTCCTCGCTCGAGGACTGGGCCGAGGACGGCGACGTGCTGCTGGCACGTGCGGTGCCGGTCGAGGGCAAGGGGACCGCACGCATCGGCGGGCAGATCGCGACGGCCTCCGCACTGACCACGCTCGGCGCCTCGCTGGTCGAGGTGCACGGCCAGCATCAGTCCCAGCGGCTCCTCGAGCCCGCCGTGCAGACCGCGTTCCTCGATCGGTTCGCCGGCGACGAGCACCTCGACGCGGTCGTCGCCTATCGCGAGGCGTTCGAGGCGTTGCGGGCGACGACGGTCGCCCTGGAGCGGCTCCAGGTGGCGGCGCGCGATCGCGAGCGTGAGCTCGATCTCCTCGCCTATCAGGTCCGCGAGATCGAGGCGGTCTCGCCTCAGGCCGAGGAGTCCGAGCGGCTGGCCGCCGAGGAGGCGCGGCTCGGCCACGTCGAGCGCCTGCTCGAGGCGGCCGGTACGGCCGAGGCGGCGCTCGGCGGTGATGACGGCGCGGCCGACGCGCTCGGCGTGACCGCGCGGGCGCTCGACGATGCCGGCTCGCTCGACGCGACGGCGGGCGAGCTCGCCTCCAGGAGCGCGACCATGGCGATCGAGGTCGCCGAGCTGGCCCGTGACGTGCGTTCCTATCGGGAGTCGCTCGCGCCCGACCCGCAGCGTCTGCAGCAGGTGCGTGAACGCGTCGGCGCGTTGAAGGCGCTGCAGCGCAAGTATGGCGAGACCGATGCCGACGTCGTGGCGTTCATGAGCGAGGCATCGGCCCGGCTCGCCGAGCTCGCGGGCGCCGACGAGAGGATCGTGGAACTCGAGCAGGCGGCGGCAGCGCTGGACGAGCGTCTGACGGCGCACGCTGCGATCGTGACGTCGGGAAGGGCCGGGGCGTCCCGGCGGCTGTCCGCCGCGATCCGACGCGAGCTCGAGGAGCTGGGCATGCCCGGCGCCGTCGTGGACGTGGCCCTCGAGCCCTCGGCGAAGCCCGGTCCGACGGGGGCCGAGCGCGTCGAGCTCCTGTTCGCCGGCGGCCCGGAGGTGTCGCCGATGCCGCTGGCCAAGGGCGCCTCGGGCGGCGAGCTGTCGCGCACGATGCTGGCGTGTCGCAGCGTGCTCGCCGACCTCGACGACGTGCCGACCCTGGTGTTCGACGAGGTCGATGCCGGCATCGGTGGCCGCGCGGGTCTCGCCGTCGGACGGCGGCTCGCCCGGCTCGCCCGCGACCGCCAGGTGCTCGTCGTCACGCACCTGCCGCAGATCGCGTGCTTCGCCGACCGCCACGTCCGGGTGACGAAGGAGCATGGGACCGCGGCGGTCGAGCTGCTCGATGGCGGCGAACGGGTGCGCGAGCTGTCGAGGATGCTGGCCGGGCTCGACGAGAGCGCCAGCGCGGTCTCCCATGCCGAGGAGCTGCTGTCAGAAGCCGAGAAGGTGAAGGCGACCGCGTAG
- a CDS encoding TlyA family RNA methyltransferase, which translates to MTRRRLDTELVRRGLVTSRAEAQEAVRSGLVLVAGSRATKTSTLVADDVPVELAGPARRFVSRGGDKLTAALTRFRVDPTGLDCLDAGASTGGFTDCLLRAGARHVVAVDVGYGQLDWRLREDDRVTVLERTNARGLTVDALPYRPQLVVADLSFISLRSVLPALSGVAADDARAVFLVKPQFEAGPADVGSGGVVRDPDVWTRVLSAVAGMAADAGFAPLGVMASPVRGPAGNVEFLLFARRGSPPATIDVEAAVAEGRKVAA; encoded by the coding sequence CCGTGCGGTCGGGGCTCGTGCTGGTCGCCGGGTCGAGGGCGACGAAGACGTCGACGCTCGTGGCCGACGACGTCCCGGTCGAGCTGGCTGGCCCCGCCCGTCGCTTCGTCTCCCGAGGCGGCGACAAGCTGACGGCGGCGCTGACGCGGTTCCGAGTCGATCCCACAGGGCTCGACTGTCTGGACGCCGGCGCCTCGACGGGCGGGTTCACCGACTGCCTGCTCCGGGCGGGCGCCCGGCACGTGGTCGCCGTCGACGTGGGCTATGGGCAGCTCGATTGGCGCCTCCGTGAGGACGACCGCGTAACGGTGCTCGAGCGCACGAACGCGCGCGGACTCACGGTCGACGCGTTGCCCTACCGCCCGCAGCTCGTGGTCGCCGATCTCTCGTTCATCTCCTTGCGATCGGTCCTCCCGGCACTGAGCGGGGTCGCCGCCGACGACGCTCGGGCCGTGTTCCTGGTCAAGCCTCAGTTCGAGGCCGGACCGGCCGACGTGGGGAGCGGCGGCGTCGTCCGCGACCCCGACGTGTGGACGCGGGTGCTGTCGGCGGTGGCAGGAATGGCCGCCGACGCCGGATTCGCGCCGCTGGGGGTGATGGCCTCGCCGGTGCGGGGCCCCGCCGGCAACGTGGAGTTCCTGCTCTTCGCCCGACGCGGCTCGCCGCCGGCCACGATCGACGTCGAGGCCGCCGTCGCCGAAGGGCGGAAGGTGGCGGCATGA
- a CDS encoding CTP synthase, giving the protein MREQPKYIFVTGGVASGLGKGITSASLGRLFKARGLKVVIQKLDPYVNVDPGTMNPFEHGEVFVLDDGAETDLDLGHYERFLDADLHRGSNFTTGAVYSSVIAKERRGDYLGKTVQVIPHITDEIKERVRALAETEAADLVIVEIGGTVGDIESLPFLEAIRQLRNEIGRDRCAFVHVSLMPFIGPSGELKTKPTQHSVKELRALGIQPDAIVCRSDRPIGRNLKEKISLLCDVPISGVISAPDAPSIYEVPLVLHREGLDMELANHLRVHTEPDLAEWDGLVERIHAANEPVTIAVVGKYVTLRDAYLSVMEALYHGGFHHGADVQIRWVASDDLGGGATEEALRDVDGVLIPGGFGIRGVEGKVAAVRFAREHGVPFLGICLGLQCAVIEYARHVIGLEGANSSEFDPATPHAVIDLLPEQKDVTDLGGSMRLGAQPCHLVPGTKAAEAYGEPVVYERHRHRWEVNPAYHEQLEAHGLVLSGNSHNGRLTEIIELPDHPFFVAGQFHPELRSRPTRPHPLFRDFVGAAQTFRRSRVERSLSTTG; this is encoded by the coding sequence GTGAGGGAGCAGCCCAAGTACATCTTCGTCACGGGTGGAGTGGCCTCCGGACTCGGCAAGGGCATCACCTCCGCCTCCCTCGGACGGCTCTTCAAGGCGCGCGGCCTGAAGGTGGTCATCCAGAAGCTCGACCCCTACGTCAACGTCGATCCCGGGACGATGAACCCGTTCGAGCACGGCGAGGTCTTCGTGCTCGACGACGGCGCCGAGACCGACCTCGACCTCGGTCACTACGAGCGGTTCCTCGATGCCGACCTGCATCGAGGGTCGAACTTCACGACGGGGGCCGTCTACTCGAGCGTGATCGCGAAGGAGCGTCGCGGCGACTACCTCGGCAAGACGGTGCAGGTGATCCCGCACATCACCGACGAGATCAAGGAGCGCGTGCGGGCGCTCGCCGAGACCGAGGCGGCCGACCTGGTGATCGTCGAGATCGGCGGTACGGTCGGCGACATCGAGTCGCTGCCGTTCCTCGAGGCGATCCGGCAACTGCGCAACGAGATCGGCCGTGATCGTTGTGCGTTCGTGCACGTCTCACTGATGCCGTTCATCGGGCCGAGCGGCGAGCTGAAGACGAAGCCCACGCAGCACTCCGTGAAGGAGCTACGAGCGCTCGGTATCCAGCCCGACGCGATCGTCTGCCGTTCCGATCGGCCGATCGGGCGCAACCTGAAGGAGAAGATCTCCCTGTTGTGCGACGTGCCGATCAGCGGCGTGATCAGCGCCCCCGACGCCCCGTCGATCTACGAGGTACCGCTCGTGCTACATCGCGAGGGCCTCGACATGGAGCTGGCGAACCACCTGCGAGTGCACACCGAACCCGATCTCGCCGAGTGGGACGGGCTCGTCGAGCGGATCCATGCGGCGAACGAGCCCGTCACGATCGCGGTCGTGGGCAAGTACGTGACCCTGCGTGACGCGTACCTGTCGGTGATGGAGGCGCTGTACCACGGCGGGTTCCACCACGGCGCCGACGTGCAGATCCGGTGGGTCGCCTCCGACGACCTCGGGGGCGGGGCGACCGAAGAAGCGCTGCGCGATGTCGACGGCGTGCTGATCCCCGGTGGGTTCGGCATCCGCGGTGTCGAGGGCAAGGTCGCCGCCGTGCGTTTCGCGCGCGAGCACGGGGTGCCCTTCCTCGGCATCTGCCTGGGACTCCAGTGCGCCGTGATCGAGTACGCCCGTCACGTGATCGGGCTCGAGGGCGCGAACTCGAGCGAGTTCGACCCCGCCACGCCGCACGCGGTGATCGACCTGCTTCCGGAGCAGAAGGACGTCACCGACCTCGGCGGGTCGATGCGGCTCGGCGCCCAGCCTTGCCACCTCGTGCCGGGCACCAAGGCCGCCGAGGCATACGGCGAGCCGGTCGTGTACGAGCGGCACCGCCATCGATGGGAGGTCAATCCCGCCTACCACGAGCAGCTCGAGGCCCATGGCCTCGTGCTCTCGGGCAACTCCCACAACGGCCGACTGACGGAGATCATCGAGCTGCCCGACCACCCCTTCTTCGTAGCGGGGCAGTTCCACCCGGAGCTGCGGTCGCGGCCAACGCGTCCGCATCCGCTCTTCCGAGACTTCGTCGGCGCCGCCCAGACCTTCCGACGCTCGCGCGTCGAGCGCTCATTATCGACCACGGGATAG
- a CDS encoding NAD(+)/NADH kinase has protein sequence MSRVGVVMHPKRQAAIVAARTLREAIEREGGTTVLLADEGDSPQVGEAFDLVVSVGGDGTFLRAAYAASHIGCPVLGVKVGRMGFLTEVEPADALPLVRAVLDGRARVEERLALTVEPVSGADFPPQWGLNEVMVEKHARHRLVRLAVQVDGVYVTTFSADGVIVATPTGSTAYSFSARGPIVSPSVDSLVLTPIAAHMVFDRSFVLSAASQVQLEVMGEESGVLSADGRRSIELPVGSIVRIRASGRAAHLVRREAAPEFLSLVREKFGLPGEEGERPGEPDADDVGAGG, from the coding sequence ATGAGCCGGGTCGGGGTCGTGATGCACCCGAAACGGCAAGCCGCGATCGTGGCGGCTCGGACGCTCCGCGAGGCGATCGAGCGTGAGGGCGGCACGACGGTGCTGCTCGCCGACGAAGGCGACTCGCCGCAGGTCGGCGAGGCGTTCGACCTGGTGGTGAGCGTCGGAGGCGACGGAACGTTCCTGCGGGCGGCGTACGCTGCCTCGCATATCGGCTGTCCGGTGCTCGGGGTCAAGGTGGGGCGCATGGGGTTCCTCACCGAGGTCGAGCCCGCCGACGCCCTGCCGCTGGTCCGAGCCGTGCTGGACGGGCGGGCCCGGGTGGAGGAGCGGCTCGCGCTCACCGTCGAGCCGGTCTCGGGCGCCGACTTCCCCCCGCAGTGGGGTTTGAACGAGGTCATGGTCGAGAAGCACGCGCGGCATCGGCTCGTGCGGCTGGCCGTGCAGGTCGACGGGGTCTACGTGACGACGTTCTCGGCCGACGGGGTGATCGTGGCCACCCCGACCGGCTCAACCGCGTACTCGTTCTCGGCGAGGGGGCCGATCGTGAGCCCGAGTGTGGATTCACTCGTGCTCACGCCGATCGCCGCCCACATGGTCTTCGACCGTTCGTTCGTGCTGAGCGCGGCGAGCCAGGTGCAGCTCGAGGTGATGGGCGAGGAGAGCGGGGTGCTCTCGGCCGACGGTCGCCGGAGCATCGAGCTGCCGGTGGGCTCGATCGTGCGGATCCGCGCGTCTGGGCGCGCCGCCCACCTGGTGCGTCGCGAGGCCGCGCCGGAGTTCCTCTCGCTCGTGAGGGAGAAGTTCGGGTTGCCGGGAGAGGAGGGCGAGCGTCCCGGCGAGCCCGACGCCGACGATGTCGGCGCGGGGGGCTAG